The DNA segment AACGACGCTGAGCTCCATGTCCGGTAGATACACGCCCCCGACAGTAAAATCTCACCTCGTTCCCGGAAGCCGCCTACTCGACGGCGTCAATCGCCGCTTCGAGCGTGAACGACCCCTCGTAGAGTGCACTCCCGACGACGACCGCGGCCGCACCGGCCTCTTGGAGTGCCTGTACGTCTTCGATCGTCGCGACGCCGCCGCTGGCGACCACCGGGATGTCGACGGCTTCGACGACCCGACGGACCGGCTCCGTCCGGACGCCGTCGAGTTGCCCTTCCACGTCGACGTCAGTGAAGAGGATCCCGCCGGCCCCCAGATCCGCGTATCGCTCGGCGGCTTCGGCCGGGTCGAGACCGGTGCCCTCCGTCCAGCCGGAGACGACGACCTCGCCGTCCTTGGCGTCGAGACTCACGAGCACGCTTTCGGGGTGTACGTCGCTGATCTCGGCGACGATCTCGGGGTTCTCGACGGCGGCCGTGCCGAGGATGACCCGGTTGACGCCCCCGTTGAGGAGTCCGACCGCGTCCTCGACGGTTCGGATCCCGCCGCCGAGCTGGACGTCCACGTCGACGGCCTCGCGGATCGCCTCGATCGCGGCGGCGTTCTCGCGCTCGCCCT comes from the Halapricum desulfuricans genome and includes:
- the hisA gene encoding 1-(5-phosphoribosyl)-5-[(5-phosphoribosylamino)methylideneamino]imidazole-4-carboxamide isomerase; its protein translation is MFEQFEVVPAVDMQGGQVVQLVGGERGTGKTYGDPVEAAQRWVEAGARTLHLVDLDGAFEGERENAAAIEAIREAVDVDVQLGGGIRTVEDAVGLLNGGVNRVILGTAAVENPEIVAEISDVHPESVLVSLDAKDGEVVVSGWTEGTGLDPAEAAERYADLGAGGILFTDVDVEGQLDGVRTEPVRRVVEAVDIPVVASGGVATIEDVQALQEAGAAAVVVGSALYEGSFTLEAAIDAVE